One Amaranthus tricolor cultivar Red isolate AtriRed21 chromosome 1, ASM2621246v1, whole genome shotgun sequence DNA window includes the following coding sequences:
- the LOC130815889 gene encoding nucleobase-ascorbate transporter 12: MASSDPNNKPKPGQNPPLPESKPMPPSSWAKRTGFRPKFSGESNATDSGPIASVPKQRSSDSAIDLEMGRARPIPTANGPPPPPPRAGVPAAGGEKETPVKKRRDSDGAGGGSVKGPTPIANGQAHRNEVPARREQGRNEEAVEVVPPVQNWGDDGFVERQSHMKYELRDAPGIVPIGFYGLQHYVSILGSIILIPLVIVPAMGGSYEDTANVVSTVLFMSGVTTLLHTFFGTRLPLIQGPSFVYLAPALAIINSTEFQKLHGNNFKHIMKELQGAIIIASAFQAFLGYSGLMSLLVRIINPVVVAPTIAAVGLSFYSYGFPQVGSCLEIGAVQILLVIIFSLYLRKISILGHRVFLIYAVPLGLAITWGIAFLLTAAGAYNYKGCDPNVPTSNIISEHCKKHIARMKQCRVDSSHALSMAPWFRFPYPLQWGTPVFSWKMALVMCFVSIIASVDSVGSYHASSLLVASRPPTRGVLSRGIGLEGICSVLAGLWGTGTGFTTLTENVHTIAVTKMGSRRAVELGACILIILSLIGKVGGFIASIPQVMVAALLCFMWGMLTALGLSNLRYSEAGSSRNIIIVGLSLFFSLSVPAYFQQYGISPKSNTSVPSYFLPYIVASHGPVHTNFGGLNYVLNTLLSFHMVIAFLVAVILDNTVPGSRLERGVYVWSKAEAARREPAVIKDYGLPFRVGRAFRWVKWVGL; the protein is encoded by the exons ATGGCGAGTTCTGACCCGAATAACAAGCCCAAACCCGGACAAAATCCACCGTTGCCGGAATCCAAGCCAATGCCGCCATCTTCTTGGGCTAAGCGAACTGGGTTCCGACCCAAATTCTCTGGTGAGAGTAATGCTACTGATTCTGGTCCAATTGCGTCTGTTCCCAAGCAAAGGAGCTCAGATTCCGCCATTGATCTTGAAATGGGCCGTGCAAGGCCCATACCAACAGCAAATGGGCCTCCACCACCTCCTCCGAGGGCGGGTGTTCCGGCGGCGGGTGGGGAAAAGGAGACACCAGTGAAGAAGAGAAGAGACTCTGATGGTGCTGGTGGGGGTTCGGTGAAAGGGCCCACACCGATTGCAAATGGGCAGGCACACCGAAACGAGGTGCCTGCCCGGAGAGAGCAGGGAAGGAATGAGGAAGCGGTCGAGGTGGTGCCGCCGGTTCAGAATTGGGGGGATGATGGGTTTGTTGAAAGACAGTCTCATATGAAGTATGAGCTTAGAGATGCTCCTGGGATTG TGCCCATCGGTTTTTATGGTCTCCAACATTATGTTTCCATTTTGGGTTCAATAATTCTGATACCTCTAGTAATTGTACCGGCAATGGGTGGTTCTTAT GAAGATACAGCCAACGTAGTGTCGACGGTGCTCTTCATGTCTGGGGTAACGACGCTCTTGCATACGTTTTTCGGGACTAGATTGCCCTTAATACAAGGGCCTTCATTTGTATATCTAGCTCCTGCACTTGCCATAATCAATTCAACCGAGTTCCAAAAGCTGCATGGAAAT aatttcaagcatataatgAAGGAGCTCCAAGGGGCCATTATAATAGCATCTGCATTCCAAGCTTTCCTAGGCTACAGTGGACTGATGTCATTGTTAGTCAG GATTATCAATCCAGTTGTTGTGGCCCCAACTATTGCTGCTGTGGGCCTTTCTTTTTATAGTTATGGCTTTCCACAAGTTGGTAGCTGTCTTGAAATTGGTGCTGTGCAGATATTGCTTGTGATAATCTTCTCTCTA TACTTGAGGAAAATATCTATTCTTGGTCACCGTGTATTTCTAATTTATGCG GTCCCGTTGGGTCTGGCAATCACATGGGGTATTGCGTTTCTTCTAACTGCAGCTGGGGCTTACAACTACAAAGGTTGTGATCCGAATGTACCTACATCGAATATTATATCTGAGCACTGTAAAAAACATATTGCAAGGATGAAGCAATGCCGTGTTGATTCTTCTCATGCATTAAGCATGGCTCCATGGTTCAGATTTCCTTATCCGTTGCAATGGGGTACACCTGTATTCAGCTGGAAAATGGCTCTTGTCATGTGCTTTGTGTCCATTATTGCGTCAGTGGATTCT GTTGGCTCGTACCATGCGTCATCCTTATTGGTGGCTTCCAGACCTCCAACACGAGGTGTTCTTAGTCGAGGGATTGGCCTGGAAGGAATTTGCAGCGTTTTAGCTGGCCTTTGGGGTACCGGGACTGGATTTACAACGCTCACTGAAAATGTGCATACAATTGCAGTGACTAAAATGGGAAGCCGGAGAGCTGTTGAGCTTGGTGCTTGTATTTTGATAATCTTATCTCTTATAG GTAAAGTTGGAGGATTTATTGCTTCAATTCCTCAAGTCATGGTTGCTGCTCTCCTTTGCTTCATGTGGGGGATGCTTACCGCATTAGGCTTATCAAATCTACGTTACAGTGAAGCTGGAAGTTCTAGAAACATCATTATTGTTGGACTCTccctctttttctctctttctgTACCAGCTTACTTCCAACAATACGGTATCTCTCCAAAGTCGAACACATCTGTACCAAGTTATTTTCTTCCGTACATTGTAGCCTCTCACGGGCCTGTCCACACCAACTTTGGAGGG CTTAATTATGTTCTCAACACACTACTTTCATTTCACATGGTAATTGCGTTCCTCGTTGCCGTAATCTTGGATAATACTGTACCCGGAAGTCGACTAGAACGTGGTGTGTATGTCTGGTCGAAAGCCGAGGCAGCCAGGAGAGAACCAGCAGTCATCAAAGACTATGGTTTGCCATTCAGAGTAGGACGAGCTTTCAGGTGGGTCAAATGGGTCGGTCTTTGA